In the genome of Diaphorobacter sp. HDW4A, the window TTGGGGCGTTTGCCGAGCGATTCGCCCACCATGTAGATCAGCTCGGCGACCTGCGCCGCCAGCTCCCGCGTGGGCACCAGAATCAGCGCCTGGGTCTCTTTGGCCCCCGAACGCTGGGCGGAGTCGCTGAGCATCCACGCCTGCAGCAGCGGCAGCACATAGGCCGCCGTCTTGCCCGATCCCGTGGGCGCGCAGGCCTGCAGGTCGCGACCGTCCAGCACCGCAGGAATGGCTTGCTGCTGCACAGCGGTAGGAGCCATCAGGCCACGGGATTGAGCGGCCTGCGCCAGCGAAGGGGCAAGGCCCAGATCAGAAAAGGACATGAATGAAAGCGGACGGATCAGATCGTCAAAAAGCGAAACGCAACCCGCTATTGTCGGGCCTGCGGGCGCATCGCGCTCGGCAAATCGAAATGCCAGCCTGAATGCCACCCCGCATCACTGCAGGGCAAGCATCAGAATCGGGATCAGCAGCGCCGTGAGAATTCCGTTGAGTCCCATCGCCAGTGCCGCGAAACTGCCCGACACCGGATTGACCTGCAACTCGCGCGCCATGCCGATGGCGTGGGCCGTCAAACCAATGGCGAAGCCGCGCGCTGCCGGATCGGTCACCTTCAGCAGGCTCAAGAGTGGATGCGAAATCACCGTGCCGACAACTCCCGTGATCACCACCGCCACGGCGGCCAGTGCGGGCAGGCCGCCAAAGCGCTCAGCCATGGGAATGGCAATCGGCATGGTGGCAGACTTGGGCATCAGTGACGCCAGCGTCTGCCAGCTTCCACCGAGCGCCCAGGCAATGCCGATGGCGCTGAGAATTGCCACGATGGACCCCACCAGCAGCGCAATCACGAGCGGCTTCCAGATGCGCTTGAGGCGATCGAGTTGCGTGAACAGCGGAATGGCGATGGCGACCGTGGACGGCCCC includes:
- a CDS encoding LrgB family protein, which gives rise to MSGLYTMIPNPPQPFPDWTGFALSAVLWIAVTFAAYLIAQRLYRRFGGNPVLVPVATTALMVMLVLWLSGTPYVNYAAATKPLNWWVGPSTVAIAIPLFTQLDRLKRIWKPLVIALLVGSIVAILSAIGIAWALGGSWQTLASLMPKSATMPIAIPMAERFGGLPALAAVAVVITGVVGTVISHPLLSLLKVTDPAARGFAIGLTAHAIGMARELQVNPVSGSFAALAMGLNGILTALLIPILMLALQ